The region GCGCGGCGATCAGCCGGCCGTGACCGGCGTCAGTTGGTAGCGCTGACCAGGATCTTGTCCTTGCCGGTCTTGTCCTTGCTGTTCTTCTTCATCGCGGCCTCGAACATCTTGCGCCAGCTCGTCACCTGCGGGTGACGACGCAGCAGCGCCCGCCGTTCGCGTTCGGTCATGCCACCCCACACACCGAACTCGATCCGGTTGTCCAGCGCGTCGGCCAGGCACTCGTACCGAACTGGGCAGCTCCGGCAGATCCGCTTCGCCACGTTCTGTTCGGCGCCCTGTACGAACAACGCGTCCGGGTCCCCGTTCTGACATGCCGCCAGTGACGGCCAGTCAGTGATCATGCCCATGTGTACACGTCCCCCCTTGCAGTACCTACCGACCTCGTCGATGCACGTCAGCCGGCAATTCCCCCCGATCGCCCGGCCTGCCTTCCCCAAGGCGGCGCGGACGACATCTGGCCTTGTCGCCGCCTCCATCATGCTCTGTAGTCGACCGATTACGCAACGTTGTCGGCCAAATCCATCATTCCGGACACTCCCGGCTTCCCGGGCCTTCGACCGCCGGTTACCCCGCCCAGGTCGGCGATAACGCTGCGCCGCCTCGCTGAATCGGAGGAGACTCACGCCAGGTCACACGCAACCAAGCACCGGGGGTCGTGCGTTTAGCACAACGAGGGCAGCGCGCGCAGGAAATGGGGAAAGAACGCCCCAGCGCCCCTCGTTCCCTACTCGCGTACCCTGTCGAGGTGACCTGGATGCGGAAACGTGACCACAATGTGCTGACCAACGCCGCATCGCTACTCGTGTGTGGCCTGTTGGCCGGCGTGGTGGTCGCTGCGGCGGCCTTCCCCGCGGTGGCGATGTCCGGCTTGGCCGCCAAGGCCGGCGCCGAGACATTCGGCGCCCTGCCCACAGAGCTGACGGTGGCCCGCGCGCCACAGATCAGCTACCTGTTGGCCTCCGACGGCAAGACACCGCTCGCGACGATGTACGACGAGAACCGGCGCGACGTGAAGCTCGCCGACATCTCGCCGTACATGCAGAAGGCCATCATCGCGGCCGAGGACCACGACTTCTACAAGCACAACGGCGTCGACATCAACGGTGTCGCCCGCGCGTTCGTCAACAACCAGAACGAGGGCGCCGGCCGGCAGGGCGCGTCGACGCTGACGATGCAGTACGTCCGGCTGGCCATCGCCTACTCGGCCACCCACCCGGCCGACGTGGTGGCGGCGACCGAGGACACCAGCGCCCGCAAGCTCCGCGAGATGCGGCTGGCCCTCCAGGTCGACAAGGAGTTCTCCAAGGACGAGATCCTCACCCGCTACCTCAACCTCGCTTCGTTCGGCAACGGCGCGTACGGCATCTTCGCCGCCAGCCAGGTCTACTTCGGTAAGCCGCCGAGCAAGCTCAAGATCGAGGAAGCGGCGCTGCTGGCCGGCATGGTCAAGGCGCCGACGACGAACGACCCGACCACCAAGGCCGGCTACCCGCTCGCCCTGGAACGGCGCGACTACGTCATCGACAACATGGTCGAGATCAAGGCCATCACGCAGCAGGAGGCCGACGCCGCCAAGGCCGTCAAGCTCGAGGTGAAGGACAAGCGCACCCCGAACGGCTGCGTCTCCGCCAACGTCAACAGCTGGGGCTTCTTCTGCGACTACTTCTACCGCTGGTGGATGGATCAGGAGACGTTCGGCTCCACCACGTACGACCGCGAGCGTCGTCTGAAGAGCGGCGGCTACACCGTCGTCACCTCGATCGACGTCCAGGCGCAGAAGGCCGCGGACAGGGCGGTCCGCAAGGCCAAGAGCGAGAACAGCAAGGAAGCCGCCATGGTCGCGGTGGTCGAGCCCGGCACCGGCCGGGTCCGGGCGCTAGCGGTGAACCGGCAGTTCAAGCTGGACGATCCGAATAACCCGAAGAACAAGATCTCCAGCGACCCGGCGAAGAGCAAGAAGAAGATCCGGGGCAACTACCCGGCCACGGTGAACCCGCTGCTCACCGGTGGCGATGGCATCACCGGCTACCAGGCCGGCTCGACCTTCAAGATCTTCACCATCGTGGCGGCGCTGGAGAAGGGCATCCCGCTCAGCTACAGCATCAACGCGCAGAAGCAGTTCAAGTCGGAGTACATCATCCGGCCTGGCCCGGCGGCCTGCCCGGGGACCAGCTTCTACTGCCCCACCAACTCCACCGACAGCATGGCCGGCCCGCACAACATGTGGAGCGCGTTCGGCCGCTCGGTCAACACCTACTTCGTGCCCCTGCAGCAGCAGGTCGGTGCGGAGAACGTGGTCAAGGCCGCGAAGCGGCTGGGCATCAACTTCCGGTCCCAGGAGGACCTGGACCTGGAGAAGGGTGCGCACCAGTGGGGTGCGTTCACCCTGGGCGTCTCGCAGACCACCCCGCTCGACCTGGCCAACGCCTACGCCACCCTCGCCGCGGACGGCAAGTACTGCGAACCGATCCCGGTGCAGGAGATCCGCGACCCGGAGGGCAACAAGCTGGACATCGCCAACCCGCGGTGCGAGAAGCGGTTCAGCACCGACGTGGCCCGCGCCGCCGTGGACGCCGCCCGCTGCCCGGTCGGTGACAAGTCGTCGTCCTCGAAGTGCACGGGTGCCACCGCCGGCAACGTCCGCAACGACGTCGGTTACCCGGTGGCCGGCAAGTCCGGCACCACCGACTCGGAGAAGACCGCCGCGCTGGTCGCGATGACCAAGCAGTACTCGGTGGCCGGCATCATGGCCGACCCGGACTGGCCGCAGACGAACGTCAAGATGAAGCACGCGGAGAAGGACGGCATCAACCCGCCGGTGTGGGAGACGCTGCGGGACGCCATGAAGGGCAAGCCGAAGATTAACTTCGAGCCGCCCGGCCAGAAGATCTCCGAGGGCGACCAGCGCAGCATCCCCGACGTGAAGTGCATCTCGGTGGACCAGGCGAAGTCCCGGCTCAAGGGCGCCGGCTTCGAACCGGTCGTCTCCAGCGCGAAGGTCCCCTCCTCGTGCAAGGCTGGCGACGCCGCCGGCACCAGCCCGGACGGACGCACGATCAAGGGTGGCCTGGTCAGCATCCAGGTCAGCAGCGGCAGCGGCGCGCCGGGCAACACCGGCGGCACGCCGGGTAACCCGCCCGGCAACCAGCCCGGTGGTCGACCCGGCGGTCGTCCCGGCGGCTGAGCCGACGAGTTGACACGAACGGGCGGGCACCCTCCTCGGGTGCCCGCCCGTTCGTCTGTCCGGCCCCAGTAGGCCGACGCTGGTCCCGCTGCGTGTCAGAGACCGAGCTGTCGGCGTACCTCTGCGGCCACCCGGCCACCCTCGGCCCGGCCCGCCACCGCGGCCTGGGCCGCCTTCATCGCCGGGCCCATCTGGGCCTTCCCGGTGAAGCCGCCCGCGGCGAGCGCCCCCGACACCAGCTCGGCCAACTCGGCGTCCGGGAGCTGCCTGGGCAGGTAACGGTCCAGCACCTCACCCTCGGCGGTCTCCTTCGCGGCCTGCTCGGCGCGGCCGGCGTCGGCGAACGCGGTGGCGGCCTCCCGGCGCTTCTTGGCCTCCTTGGTCAGCACCGCGAGCACCTCGTCGTCGGTGAGGTCGCGCTTGGCCTTGCCGGCGACCTCGGCATTGCCGACGGCGGCCAGGGCCATCCGCAGCGTGGAGGTGGTCAGCTCGTCGCGCGCCTTGAGCGCGGAACGCATGTCGGCGGTGAGGCGGTCCTTCAGCGTGCTCATGGACGGTCAAACTACCCTGAACGCCATGCGAAAGCGCACACTATTCCGGCTTGCCGCCGGAACCGCCACGGTCGGCGCGGCCACCCTCGCGTACGCGTCGCTCGTCGAGCGCAACATGTTCACCCTGCGGCGGTACGACGTGCCGGTGCTCCCGGTCGACGCGGAGCCGCTGCGTGTGCTGCACCTGTCCGACCTGCACATGATGCCCGACCAGGCACGCAAGCAGCGGTGGGTGGCGTCGCTCGCCGCCCTGGACCCCGACCTGGTGGTGGTCACCGGCGACAACATGGCCCACCCGGGCGCGGTCCCAGGGGTGCTGCGGGCGCTA is a window of Micromonospora sp. WMMD961 DNA encoding:
- a CDS encoding WhiB family transcriptional regulator; its protein translation is MGMITDWPSLAACQNGDPDALFVQGAEQNVAKRICRSCPVRYECLADALDNRIEFGVWGGMTERERRALLRRHPQVTSWRKMFEAAMKKNSKDKTGKDKILVSATN
- a CDS encoding GatB/YqeY domain-containing protein; protein product: MSTLKDRLTADMRSALKARDELTTSTLRMALAAVGNAEVAGKAKRDLTDDEVLAVLTKEAKKRREAATAFADAGRAEQAAKETAEGEVLDRYLPRQLPDAELAELVSGALAAGGFTGKAQMGPAMKAAQAAVAGRAEGGRVAAEVRRQLGL
- a CDS encoding transglycosylase domain-containing protein — encoded protein: MRKRDHNVLTNAASLLVCGLLAGVVVAAAAFPAVAMSGLAAKAGAETFGALPTELTVARAPQISYLLASDGKTPLATMYDENRRDVKLADISPYMQKAIIAAEDHDFYKHNGVDINGVARAFVNNQNEGAGRQGASTLTMQYVRLAIAYSATHPADVVAATEDTSARKLREMRLALQVDKEFSKDEILTRYLNLASFGNGAYGIFAASQVYFGKPPSKLKIEEAALLAGMVKAPTTNDPTTKAGYPLALERRDYVIDNMVEIKAITQQEADAAKAVKLEVKDKRTPNGCVSANVNSWGFFCDYFYRWWMDQETFGSTTYDRERRLKSGGYTVVTSIDVQAQKAADRAVRKAKSENSKEAAMVAVVEPGTGRVRALAVNRQFKLDDPNNPKNKISSDPAKSKKKIRGNYPATVNPLLTGGDGITGYQAGSTFKIFTIVAALEKGIPLSYSINAQKQFKSEYIIRPGPAACPGTSFYCPTNSTDSMAGPHNMWSAFGRSVNTYFVPLQQQVGAENVVKAAKRLGINFRSQEDLDLEKGAHQWGAFTLGVSQTTPLDLANAYATLAADGKYCEPIPVQEIRDPEGNKLDIANPRCEKRFSTDVARAAVDAARCPVGDKSSSSKCTGATAGNVRNDVGYPVAGKSGTTDSEKTAALVAMTKQYSVAGIMADPDWPQTNVKMKHAEKDGINPPVWETLRDAMKGKPKINFEPPGQKISEGDQRSIPDVKCISVDQAKSRLKGAGFEPVVSSAKVPSSCKAGDAAGTSPDGRTIKGGLVSIQVSSGSGAPGNTGGTPGNPPGNQPGGRPGGRPGG